The segment GCCGCTTCCGTCGCGGCATCATTGGAGGCATCACAAGAGCTGTTCGAGAAGAACGGGCGGTGTTGCTGGCCTTCGGGGCGCCCGGCTTGCTAGCTTGCGGCCCGAAACACCTTTATCGGGCTGATCCGGAAGGAATTCCCCATGTCCCAGCCGCAAACCCTGCTGTCCATGGCCGGAGCGCCCGCGACGCCGCCGGCGTTGGCCGTGTCGGCCGTGGTGATGATCGATGCTCAGCGCGAATATGTCGACGGGCGACTGCCTTTGCCGGGTGTCGCGGCGGCGCTGGATGAAGGCAGCCGTCTGCTCGGCGCCGCGCGACAGGCGGGCCGACCGGTGATTCACGTGCGCCACAAGGGCCGCGCCGGAGGCCTGTTCGATCCGGAAACGACGGCTTATGCCATTGCCGAGCCGGTCTTTCCCGTGGGAGACGAGCCGGTGGTGACCAAGGCTCTGCCAAACAGTTTTGCCGGTACCGAACTCGCCGAGCTGCTGGCGGGTCTGAAGATCGAAAACCTTTTGATCGCCGGGTTCATGACCCACATGTGCGTCAGCTCGACCGTCCGCGCGGCCACCGACCTGGGCTATCGCGCGGCCGTGATCGCCGGCGCCTGCGCCACCCGCGACCTACCCGACGGGCAAGGCGGAGTCGTACCAGCCGATCAGTTGCAGCGGGCCGAGCTGGCGGCGTTGTCCGACCGCTTCGCCGTCGTCGTCGAACGCGCGGAAGAGATTCCAGCCTAGCTGGAGAGCGCGCCGGCCCGTGGTCTTTGGCAGGCCGGCGCACTGCGCCTATAGTCGGCTCAGAGCGCGTCGCGCCTGAGCAATCGAAAGAAATGAAAAGGGAGGAACGGCCATGAGCCTGTCCGTGAAGATCGAACCCGTCGGCGCCCCGCAGCTCTCCGACCACAGTCTGTTTCGCCAGCAATGCTACGTGAACGGAGCCTGGATCGACGCGGATAGCGGCCAGGCCGTCGAGGTTACCAACCCCGCCACCGGCGAAGCGCTGGGTCAGATCCCCAAGATGGGTGCCGCCGAGACCCGTCGGGCGATCGAGGCGGCGGAAGCCGCCTGGCCGGAATGGCGTGCCAAGACCGCGAAGGAGCGCGCGCAGATCCTCCGCCGCTGGTTCGATCTGATGATGGAGAATCAAGAGGATCTGGCGATCCTCATGACCATGGAGCAGGGCAAACCACTGACCGAATCCCGCGGCGAGATCGCCTATGGCGCTAGCTTCGTGGAGTGGTTCGCCGAGGAAGCCAAACGCATCTACGGGGACGTGATCCCGGGGCACCAGCCCGACAAACGGATCGTGGTGCTGAAACAGCCGGTCGGCGTCGTGGCGGCCATTACGCCATGGAACTTCCCCAACGCGATGATCACGCGTAAGGCCGCGCCGGCTCTGGCGGCCGGCTGCCCGATCGTACTCAAACCGGCCACCCAGACACCTTTCTCCGCGTTGGCACTGGCTGAGCTGGCTGAGCGCGCCGGTCTGCCGAAGGGCGTCTTCTCGGTCGTCACCGGCAGCGCGAAGGAGATCGGCGGTGAGATGACCGGCAACCCGATCGTGCGCAAGGTTACCTTCACCGGCTCGACCGAAGTCGGCAAGCTTCTGATGAAGCAGTCGGCCGAGACCGTGAAGAAGGTTTCCATGGAACTGGGCGGCAATGCGCCCTTCCTGGTGTTCGACGACGCCGACCTGGATGCGGCCGTCGAAGGCGCGATGATGTCGAAGTTCCGCAACACCGGACAGACCTGCGTCTGCGCCAACCGCATCTACGTGCAAGAGGGCGTCTACGACGCCTTCGCGGCCAAGCTGGCCGAGCGGGTCCGGGACCTGAAAGTCGGCTACGGCCTGGACGAGGGCGTCAGTCAAGGGCCGCTGATCGACGTCGCCGCCATCGAGAAGGTCGAAGAGCATGTCGCGGACGCGACCGGCAAAGGCGCGAAGATCTCGGTTGGCGGCCAACGGCACGACCTCGGCGGCACCTTCTTCCAACCCACCTTGCTGACAGACGTGACCAGCGAGATGAAGATCGCCACCGAGGAGACCTTCGGGCCGGTCGCACCGCTCTTCCGTTTCACGACGGAGAAGGAAGGCATCGCTCTGGCCAACGACACGGAGTTCGGTCTGGCCAGCTACTTCTACGCACGCGACCTCAGCCGTATCTGGCGGGTCGGCGAAGGCCTGGAAAGCGGCATCGTCGGCATCAACACCGGCATCATCTCCACCGAGGTGGCGCCCTTCGGCGGCGTGAAAGAGTCCGGGGTCGGCCGCGAGGGCTCCAAGTACGGCATCGAGGATTACCTCGAGATCAAGTACATGTGCATCGGCGGCGTATAGGCGCCCACCGAAGCTGGGCATGGCCGCAGAGATGCACCGTCAGACCAGCCTCGATCGCCAGGCCGAGATCGCGGTGGTCCTGAAGGGGTATCCGCGGCTGTCGGAGACCTTCATCGCGCAAGAACTCCTGGCGCTGGAGCGGGCAGGGTTGAAGCTGCGGCTCTGGTCGTTGCGTCACCCTACCGACACGGCGGTCCATCCGGTGCATCGGGAGATCGCAGCGCCGGTGACCTACCTGCCGGAGTACCTCCGTCGGGAGCCGTGGCGGGTCCTGCGCGGCTGGTGGCAGGCGCGCCGACGGCCAGGTTACCGCGCTGCGCGCCAGGCCTTTCTGCGCGACCTGGGGCGGGATCTCACACCCAACCGGCTGCGCCGCTTCGGCCAAGCCTGTGTCTTGGCGGCCGAGCTGCCGGAGAGCACCGGCTGGCTCTACGCCCATTTCCTGCACACCCCAGGCTCCGTCGCCCGCTACGCGGCGCTGCTGCGCGGCCTGCCCTGGTCGGTGTCCGCCCATGCGCGCGATATCTGGACCATCCCCGAGTGGGAGAAGACGGAAAAGCTGGCAGAGGCAGCCTGGACGGTGACCTGTACCGCAGTCGGAGCGGCACACCTGGCAAGCTTGACCGAGGAGCCGGACAAGGTCGAGCTGCTCTACCACGGGCTCGACTTCGCACGCTTTGCCGACCCACCGGTTCGATCCGATACCCACGATGGAACCGCGCCGGTAGGCCTGCTCTCCGTCGGCAGAGCCGTCGAAAAGAAGGGGTACGAGGACCTGCTGGCCGCGCTCGCGCTCCTGCCACCGGACCTCGACTGGCACTTGACCCATATCGGCGGCGGCGCGCTGTCCAAACAGCTTAGGGCACGGGCCGCCGAATTGGGCCTGAGCGCGCGGATCTCATGGCTCGGCGCTCAACCGCAGGAGCGGGTGTTGGAGGCCTATCGCGCTGCCGACCTCTTCATTCTCGCCAGCAGGATCGCCGAAGACGGCGACCGCGACGGCCTGCCCAACGTCCTGATGGAAGCCCAGAGCCAGGCTCTCTGCTGCCTCTCGACCTCGATCTCGGCGATCCCCGAGCTGATCCGCGATGGAGAGACCGGCCTTCTGGTACCGCCCCAAGACCCCGGCGCCCTGGCCGACGCGCTGGACCGGCTGATACGCGACCCGGCGCTGCGGCTTCGCCTCGGCGAGGCCGGCTACCGGCGAGTGCGCAGCGATTTCGCCATGGCCGGCGGCATCTCCCAGCTGCTTTTCCGTTTCGGAGGCGGAAAGACGTGCAGGCCGGACCGCGGCACCGCAGCGGCTCAGTAGAACGGCCCATGGATCCGACGATCATGTCGCGGCAAGCAGACCGAGCTCGATCAGCTTCGCTCGAACGTCGGCGACTCCTTCGACGCGATAGGCACGCATCCCGGTCGCCAGCGCACCCGCCACGTTTTCCGCACCATCGTCGAAGAAGACGATCTCCGCTGCTGCACAGTTCAGCCGGTCCGCTACGGATGTGTAAATCTGAGGATCGGGTTTGATCATCCTCAAGAGATGAGACGCATAGTGTTGGTCGAGCGCGGCCCGCAGACCGTAGCCATCCAGAAGGTCTTCCCAATGGATTTCATTGGTGTTGCTGAGACAGGCCAAGGTGAAGTGAGGACGAAGGCGGTTCAGCAGGTCGTGTGCGCCCTCGAGCGGCCCTCTGTTCCAAGAGCGAAACAGCGCAAGAAACGCATCAGCTTCGAAGGCGAGACCCCACTCGGCCAGAAAACATTCCGAGAAGGCCGCCGGCGACAACTCGCCGCGCTCGAAGCTCCGAATCGCCTCGGACGCGATCCATCGCTGACGGACCTCCACCGGAGTCGGTCGCGGATCCAACAACGCCTCGATCTCACGCAAACCGGCGAAATCGATCAAGACGCCGCCGAGATCGAAGAGGATGGCCTTCGTCGCTGCCATGTTCGGTGGTTTCCGTCAGCCCGGGTCGGATCGTGAAGGTCGCATTCTATGCTCCGATGAAGCCACCGGACCACCCGGTGCCGTCCGGCGATCGTGCCATGGCGCGGCTGCTGATGCGGGCGCTGGAGTCGGCCGGGCATGAGGTGACCTTGGCCTGCCGTCTGCGCAGCCGCGAGCCGGCCGGGGACCTTCGGCGGCAGGCAAGGCTCCAGGCTCTCGGTGCCAAGCTGGCGCACCGTTATGCAACGCGGCATCGGGGGGCGACGCGACCGGATCTCTGGTTCACCTATCATCTCTACTACAAGGCACCCGACTGGGTCGGTCCGCTCGCGAGCCGGTTGCTCGGGATCCCCTATGTCGTCGCCGAGGCCTCGGTGGCGCCAAAACGGGCCGGTGGAGCCTGGGATCGCAGTCACCGTGCGGTGCTGGCTGCCCTGGATCAGGCAGCGCTGATCCTGCCCGTGACCGCACGCAACGCGGCATGCCTCCCACATTCGCAGCGGCATCGCGACCTTCCGCCCTTTCTGGAGGCACCCCCCGATCCACCCCTGGCCGACCTCCACGCCTTGCGCGACGAGCTCGATTTGGGGCGGGGCGATTTGGGGACGACGCCGCTTCTGATAACCGCGGCCATGATGCGCCCCGGCGCCAAGTTGGCCTCCTATCGCTTGCTGGCCGAAGCTCTGCGGCGGATTCCCGGGCGTCCCTGGACTCTGATTGTCTTGGGTGACGGTCCGGCACGACCCGACGTCGAGGCGGCCTTCGCACCGCTTGGAGCACGCGTGCGGTTCCTCGGAGAGATCGCCGCGAACCGCTTGCCGCTATACCTGCGGCTGGCCACCCTCTATCTCTGGCCGGCGGTGGAGGAGGCCTATGGAATGGCCATTCTGGAAGCCATGGCCGCAGGCCTGCCCGCTGTCGCAGGCGACGAAGGCGGCGTCGCGACGCTGATCGAAAACGACCGGACCGGACTGCTGGCAAGGCCCCGCGATGCCGCCAGTTTCGCAAACTGCATTCTGCGGTTGCTGGACGATCGCGATCATCGGACACGGCTGGGCGAAGCCGCACGTCGAAAGGTCGCGCGACGGCACTCGCTCGCGGCCGCGGCGGACGGCCTTGACGCGATCCTGCGGGAAGCCGTCCGGACCGGGATCGAACGACCATGACTGAACTGGTGCTGATCCGACATGCGGAGACCGCCTGGAACGCGGCCAAGCGTATCCAGGGCCAGCGCGATGTCCGCCTCTCGCCGCGCGGACGCGTGATGGCCGCAGGCTGGACACTACCCAGGGACCTGGCCGCCCACCGCTGGTTCAGCTCGACCCTCGACCGGGCGCGGGAGACGGCACATCTGCTCGGCCATCCCGAGGCAACGCCCTTGGCCGCACTCAATGAAATGAATTGGGGAACCTGGGCCGGCGAGACGCTGACCGATCTGCGCGCCCGTCACGGCGATACCATGATAGTAAACGAAGCGCGCGGTCTGGACTTCCGGCCGGAGGGTGGCGAGAGTCCGCGCGACGTACAAAGCCGCTTGCGGCCCCTGCTCATGCATCTGGCTGCGGCGCGGCGGCCCTGCGTGGCGGTAGCCCACCGCGGCGTGATCCGCGCGCTCTACTGCCTAGCCAGCGGCTGGGACCTGACCGGCAAGCCTCCAGTCGAGTTCGACCGTGAAGCCCTGCAGCGATTCACTTTGTCCAAAGATGGAACCCCCGCCGTCCTGCGCCTCAACGAGCGCCTGCGGCCATGACCGACGTCCTCTTCGTCGTGACGCATCTGCACGGGATCGGTCATCTCCGTCGGACAGCCGTGCTGGCGCGCGCCTGCGCCGCGCGGGGCCTGGCCGTCACCCTCGTCTCGGGTGGGCGACCGCTCCGTGGCTTGGAGTTGGACAACGTGCGATGGCTCCAGTTGGAACCTTGGCTGCGGAGCCGGGATGAGAGTTTTCGCGAACTGCTGGGACCGGACGACGCACCTCTCGATGACGGCATGCGGGAAAAGCGCCGCACAGGGTTGCTTGCCATCCTCGCCCAGGAGCAGCCGCACATCCTGGTGACCGAGCAGTTCCCCTTCGGACGAGGCAAGCTGCGTTTCGAGCTGTCGCCGCTGATCGCCGCAACGCAGGCCATGACGCCAAGACCCCGGATCGTCTGCTCCGTGCGGGATCTTCTGGTGCAGAAGCCTGCGCAGAAAACCCTTTGGATGGCCGAGGCCGCCGCAGCCTACGACAGGATTCTGGTCCACGGCGACGCCGCTTTGATTCCCTTCGAGGCGAGCTTCGCCCAGACGTCCGCGATCGCCGGAAAGCTGCTCTACACAGGCTACGTCAGCGAGCCGGTCCTGCCCGCGGCCGAGCCGCCCCGCGGCGAAGTGCTGGTTTCGGCCGGCGGCGGCGCCTTCGGACGCGACTTTCTGTTTTCGGCCCTGCGCGCCCGCCCGCTCAGTCGGGCGTGCGACCTGCCATGGCGTTTGTTGGTCGGCGACAACCTGCCGGAGACCGATTTCCGCGCGCTCGGCCAGACGGTTCCCGAGGGTGTGACGGTGCAGCGCGCCCAACCCGACTTCCCGGCCTGGTTGGGGCACTGTGCGCTCTCGATCAGCCAGGGCGGCTACAATACCGTCGTGGACATTCTGCGGGCAGGTTGTCCGGCGGTGGTCGTTCCCTATCAGGAAGGGGGCCAGAGCGAGCAGCGCAAGCGCGCCGACCTGTTGGATGCGGGCGGGTGGCTGACCAGCGCACCCGGCGGCGACCACGATCCCTCTCTACTCGCCGCGGCAATCGACCGAAGATTGAACGCGGCCGAGCAGGTGCCCGCCCACGGCG is part of the Algihabitans albus genome and harbors:
- a CDS encoding cysteine hydrolase family protein; amino-acid sequence: MSQPQTLLSMAGAPATPPALAVSAVVMIDAQREYVDGRLPLPGVAAALDEGSRLLGAARQAGRPVIHVRHKGRAGGLFDPETTAYAIAEPVFPVGDEPVVTKALPNSFAGTELAELLAGLKIENLLIAGFMTHMCVSSTVRAATDLGYRAAVIAGACATRDLPDGQGGVVPADQLQRAELAALSDRFAVVVERAEEIPA
- the gabD gene encoding NADP-dependent succinate-semialdehyde dehydrogenase, whose amino-acid sequence is MSLSVKIEPVGAPQLSDHSLFRQQCYVNGAWIDADSGQAVEVTNPATGEALGQIPKMGAAETRRAIEAAEAAWPEWRAKTAKERAQILRRWFDLMMENQEDLAILMTMEQGKPLTESRGEIAYGASFVEWFAEEAKRIYGDVIPGHQPDKRIVVLKQPVGVVAAITPWNFPNAMITRKAAPALAAGCPIVLKPATQTPFSALALAELAERAGLPKGVFSVVTGSAKEIGGEMTGNPIVRKVTFTGSTEVGKLLMKQSAETVKKVSMELGGNAPFLVFDDADLDAAVEGAMMSKFRNTGQTCVCANRIYVQEGVYDAFAAKLAERVRDLKVGYGLDEGVSQGPLIDVAAIEKVEEHVADATGKGAKISVGGQRHDLGGTFFQPTLLTDVTSEMKIATEETFGPVAPLFRFTTEKEGIALANDTEFGLASYFYARDLSRIWRVGEGLESGIVGINTGIISTEVAPFGGVKESGVGREGSKYGIEDYLEIKYMCIGGV
- a CDS encoding glycosyltransferase family 4 protein; the protein is MAAEMHRQTSLDRQAEIAVVLKGYPRLSETFIAQELLALERAGLKLRLWSLRHPTDTAVHPVHREIAAPVTYLPEYLRREPWRVLRGWWQARRRPGYRAARQAFLRDLGRDLTPNRLRRFGQACVLAAELPESTGWLYAHFLHTPGSVARYAALLRGLPWSVSAHARDIWTIPEWEKTEKLAEAAWTVTCTAVGAAHLASLTEEPDKVELLYHGLDFARFADPPVRSDTHDGTAPVGLLSVGRAVEKKGYEDLLAALALLPPDLDWHLTHIGGGALSKQLRARAAELGLSARISWLGAQPQERVLEAYRAADLFILASRIAEDGDRDGLPNVLMEAQSQALCCLSTSISAIPELIRDGETGLLVPPQDPGALADALDRLIRDPALRLRLGEAGYRRVRSDFAMAGGISQLLFRFGGGKTCRPDRGTAAAQ
- a CDS encoding HAD family hydrolase; translated protein: MAATKAILFDLGGVLIDFAGLREIEALLDPRPTPVEVRQRWIASEAIRSFERGELSPAAFSECFLAEWGLAFEADAFLALFRSWNRGPLEGAHDLLNRLRPHFTLACLSNTNEIHWEDLLDGYGLRAALDQHYASHLLRMIKPDPQIYTSVADRLNCAAAEIVFFDDGAENVAGALATGMRAYRVEGVADVRAKLIELGLLAAT
- a CDS encoding glycosyltransferase family 4 protein, with the protein product MKPPDHPVPSGDRAMARLLMRALESAGHEVTLACRLRSREPAGDLRRQARLQALGAKLAHRYATRHRGATRPDLWFTYHLYYKAPDWVGPLASRLLGIPYVVAEASVAPKRAGGAWDRSHRAVLAALDQAALILPVTARNAACLPHSQRHRDLPPFLEAPPDPPLADLHALRDELDLGRGDLGTTPLLITAAMMRPGAKLASYRLLAEALRRIPGRPWTLIVLGDGPARPDVEAAFAPLGARVRFLGEIAANRLPLYLRLATLYLWPAVEEAYGMAILEAMAAGLPAVAGDEGGVATLIENDRTGLLARPRDAASFANCILRLLDDRDHRTRLGEAARRKVARRHSLAAAADGLDAILREAVRTGIERP
- a CDS encoding histidine phosphatase family protein, coding for MTELVLIRHAETAWNAAKRIQGQRDVRLSPRGRVMAAGWTLPRDLAAHRWFSSTLDRARETAHLLGHPEATPLAALNEMNWGTWAGETLTDLRARHGDTMIVNEARGLDFRPEGGESPRDVQSRLRPLLMHLAAARRPCVAVAHRGVIRALYCLASGWDLTGKPPVEFDREALQRFTLSKDGTPAVLRLNERLRP
- a CDS encoding glycosyltransferase family protein, with product MTDVLFVVTHLHGIGHLRRTAVLARACAARGLAVTLVSGGRPLRGLELDNVRWLQLEPWLRSRDESFRELLGPDDAPLDDGMREKRRTGLLAILAQEQPHILVTEQFPFGRGKLRFELSPLIAATQAMTPRPRIVCSVRDLLVQKPAQKTLWMAEAAAAYDRILVHGDAALIPFEASFAQTSAIAGKLLYTGYVSEPVLPAAEPPRGEVLVSAGGGAFGRDFLFSALRARPLSRACDLPWRLLVGDNLPETDFRALGQTVPEGVTVQRAQPDFPAWLGHCALSISQGGYNTVVDILRAGCPAVVVPYQEGGQSEQRKRADLLDAGGWLTSAPGGDHDPSLLAAAIDRRLNAAEQVPAHGGSTLPNLNGAEATAEILEDLAVIVPPAE